A region from the Algoriphagus machipongonensis genome encodes:
- a CDS encoding M48 family metalloprotease yields MQHKNKVLIGAVALILIGGITYKSIQTPSLPTGSPIFSPGIHSNIQTAFIDVWQEYKELHSYGFDVIQSNLSSSTMQAQPVIDFSDIFGKNRRYKLDVAEKVLDSDDLFIADLPDNVLRGWFAHELGHIVDYENHSNMGMVTYGIRYVLSDKFKREREHEADSIAIRHGFREDIIAAKKYILENDFISPEYQNQIKKYYMSIRGAELCPDERIPVLPKVEI; encoded by the coding sequence ATGCAACATAAAAATAAAGTATTGATAGGGGCTGTAGCTCTCATTTTGATCGGTGGAATTACCTATAAATCTATTCAGACACCTTCCCTACCAACGGGCTCTCCTATCTTTTCTCCAGGTATTCATTCCAATATTCAAACTGCTTTTATTGACGTATGGCAGGAATACAAGGAACTCCATAGCTATGGTTTTGATGTGATTCAAAGTAACCTGAGTTCCTCTACTATGCAGGCTCAGCCGGTCATTGATTTCAGTGATATTTTTGGCAAAAACAGAAGGTATAAATTAGATGTTGCAGAAAAAGTTTTGGATTCAGATGACCTCTTTATTGCTGACTTGCCAGATAATGTTTTGAGGGGATGGTTTGCTCATGAACTTGGGCATATTGTGGATTATGAAAACCACTCCAATATGGGAATGGTAACCTATGGAATTCGCTACGTTCTTTCGGATAAATTTAAACGTGAGCGAGAGCATGAAGCAGATAGTATTGCCATTCGTCATGGTTTCCGAGAAGATATTATTGCCGCAAAAAAATACATTCTTGAGAATGATTTTATTTCCCCAGAATACCAAAATCAGATCAAAAAATATTACATGTCGATTCGTGGTGCAGAACTTTGCCCCGATGAACGAATTCCAGTTTTGCCTAAAGTTGAGATATAA
- a CDS encoding GH3 family domain-containing protein, whose protein sequence is MAILGKLVKAGIDITAKLQSEEENPKISQENQLRDLLTQAKDTAFGKYYGFSEILQSDQLVESFQKEVPIFDYKQMHELWWSKQERFEDITWPGKPNFFARSSGTTGKSSKRIPITDEFLASMKSVGSSMISSLHDFDFPETLFESEILMLSSSANLEKNDRGFEEGEISGINVSNFPDWYDIFYRPGKDIAAIPDWDERVNAIAEQAPEWNIGAIAGIPSWVLLMLQRIIKKHNLKHIHEIWPNFQVYASGGVAFETYREDFNAICGKPITIMDTYLASEGFISYTGTPGSMDMKMALEHGYFFEFIPFDERGINETGELLDEPLVLGIDEVEVGQEYVLILSSCAGAWRYMIGDVIRFQSLNPPQIKITGRTKFFLNVVGSQLSEEKMDKAILELAEAHQSSINEYMVAAIKNEAGEYIHQWVIVSDLKTDGLAKELDKLLQAANKNYAVARSKALKDIDVKVISKNQYTDFLGQSNKKGGQTKTPKVMKEEKMKSLLKFISQL, encoded by the coding sequence ATGGCCATCCTAGGTAAGCTCGTCAAAGCCGGAATAGACATCACCGCAAAACTCCAATCAGAAGAAGAAAACCCGAAAATTTCTCAGGAAAATCAACTCAGGGATCTTTTAACTCAAGCCAAAGACACCGCTTTTGGCAAGTACTATGGCTTTTCTGAAATCCTACAATCCGACCAACTAGTGGAATCCTTTCAAAAAGAGGTTCCCATCTTTGATTACAAGCAAATGCATGAGCTTTGGTGGTCTAAACAGGAGCGTTTTGAGGATATTACCTGGCCAGGAAAACCTAATTTCTTTGCCCGAAGTAGCGGTACTACAGGGAAAAGCAGCAAACGAATTCCCATAACAGACGAGTTTTTGGCTTCCATGAAATCTGTAGGTAGCTCCATGATCAGCTCTCTTCATGACTTCGACTTTCCAGAGACGCTTTTCGAATCTGAAATCCTGATGTTGAGTAGTTCTGCCAACCTGGAAAAAAATGATAGAGGTTTTGAAGAAGGAGAAATTTCTGGAATCAATGTGAGTAATTTCCCCGATTGGTACGACATTTTCTACAGACCGGGAAAAGACATTGCCGCTATTCCCGACTGGGATGAGCGTGTAAATGCTATTGCTGAGCAAGCTCCTGAATGGAATATTGGAGCCATTGCCGGAATTCCTTCCTGGGTTTTATTGATGCTGCAACGGATTATTAAAAAGCATAATTTGAAGCATATCCATGAGATTTGGCCCAACTTTCAAGTGTACGCCTCTGGAGGAGTAGCCTTCGAAACTTACCGGGAAGATTTCAATGCTATTTGTGGAAAACCCATTACTATAATGGATACCTATTTGGCCTCAGAGGGATTCATTTCTTATACTGGAACCCCGGGTTCAATGGACATGAAAATGGCACTTGAACATGGGTATTTCTTTGAGTTTATTCCTTTTGATGAAAGAGGTATCAATGAAACTGGAGAGCTGCTGGACGAACCATTGGTTTTGGGAATTGATGAAGTAGAAGTGGGGCAGGAGTATGTACTTATTCTCAGCTCATGTGCAGGGGCTTGGCGGTATATGATAGGAGATGTGATTCGCTTCCAAAGCTTGAATCCTCCTCAAATAAAGATTACAGGTAGAACCAAGTTTTTCCTCAATGTGGTAGGCTCGCAACTTTCGGAAGAAAAGATGGATAAAGCCATTTTGGAATTAGCAGAAGCCCACCAATCGAGTATTAATGAATACATGGTGGCTGCCATCAAAAATGAAGCTGGAGAATATATCCATCAATGGGTAATTGTCTCTGATTTAAAGACTGATGGCCTAGCAAAGGAACTGGATAAGCTCCTTCAAGCGGCTAATAAAAACTATGCGGTTGCTCGATCTAAAGCACTGAAAGACATTGATGTAAAAGTAATTTCCAAAAATCAATACACGGATTTTCTTGGCCAAAGCAATAAAAAAGGAGGGCAGACCAAAACCCCAAAAGTCATGAAAGAAGAAAAAATGAAATCCTTACTGAAGTTTATATCTCAACTTTAG